Genomic segment of Eremothecium sinecaudum strain ATCC 58844 chromosome VIII, complete sequence:
CAGGGACAAAGCATTACTGAATGATAGTATCCTTCAACTAAAGGTCATGATCATTCAGTGATCGTACTTTGTTTGGCTTTCAAAATCAGTGAGATGTTCCAGTATAACAGGCTATGGTTTTTAAATCTTTCTCTATTTATACGTTTCACTAAAAGCGAAAAAAACCGCGCGCTTTCGTAAGATGACAAAATCGCCCGGACCTAACACAAATCTCTGCCTATTGCACTCCCCTCGAGCCCTAGCATTACAATGCAACCTTTTCAGCCTCTTATATTGATCAAATATACTATACATTACGTAGGTTTAAGTACACAATATTTCAAGTTGTACAGCGGGTGGTGAAAGAAAGACTTCAATCACCAAAAAACAGGAGTTGCCCAAAAGCAACTACTAGAATTTTAAGTCTTGATATCAGGTTTAGCCACTGATAGTAAGCAGAGGTCTCAAACTGTCTTACCTAGAGTGGGCTGCACGACTTAACAGTAATACTTGTCATATGGTACAAGGGCCAAGAGATTAACAAATACACAAAAACAGTCCAGATCAATTAGACCAAAGACGCTTAAGCAGCAATGGTAACTTCAATGTCAACAGATGGTTGAACAGCCAATTGAGTGATTCTCTTAGCGATTTGAGCTGGAGCTTGCATGTCGATGTATCTCTTGTGGATTCTCATCTCGTAAGTGTCCCAGGTCTTAGAACCTTCACCGTTAGGAGTCTTTCTGGTGGAGATCTTCAAAACCTTAGTTGGCAATCTAATTGGACCCTTCATGACCAAGTTGGAAGCTTGAGCGTTCTTAACGATGTTAGAAGAAACTTCTTCCAACTCCTTGACCTTGGTGGAGGTCAAGGTCATTCTGATCTTGTGAATGTGTGGTTGTTCGTGTTCTTCGACCTTTTCC
This window contains:
- the RPS20 gene encoding 40S ribosomal protein uS10 (Syntenic homolog of Ashbya gossypii ABR041C; Syntenic homolog of Saccharomyces cerevisiae YHL015W (RPS20)), giving the protein MSDIQKEKVEEHEQPHIHKIRMTLTSTKVKELEEVSSNIVKNAQASNLVMKGPIRLPTKVLKISTRKTPNGEGSKTWDTYEMRIHKRYIDMQAPAQIAKRITQLAVQPSVDIEVTIAA